One window of Novosphingobium sp. P6W genomic DNA carries:
- a CDS encoding sigma-54 dependent transcriptional regulator, with the protein MALEILIVDDERDIRELVAGVLSDEGYECRTAGDSEAALAAVDARRPSLVLLDVWLHGSPMDGLEVLDAIKSREPELPVIIFSGHGNIDTAVAAISRGAVDFIEKPFEAEKLLHLVGRATETERLRRENAQLKQGQGFTGSEEFTGSSGAINQVRATLKRIANTGSRLLITGPAGSGKEVAARLLHAWSPRADNAFVSVNSARITPERFEQELFGEEADGALIRPGLLETADSGTLYFDEVADMPLSTQARILRVLTDQAFVRVGGTRQIRVDVRVVSSTSRDLEKEIAERRFREDLFYRLNVVPVSIPALRERRDDIPALIDHFFARYANEQGVAPPQVSNEAMTALQAYEWPGNVRQLRNVVERTVIMAPREKLARIEGDMLPPEIFNSRGGADAGATVMMSAPLREARESFEREYLRVQIRRFSGNISKTAAFIGMERSALHRKLKLLGMSERRDDETDADEAL; encoded by the coding sequence ATGGCACTCGAAATCCTGATCGTCGACGATGAACGCGATATCCGCGAACTGGTCGCCGGCGTACTGAGCGACGAAGGCTACGAATGCCGCACCGCCGGCGACAGCGAGGCTGCACTTGCCGCAGTCGACGCCCGCCGCCCCTCGCTCGTCCTGCTCGACGTATGGCTCCACGGCAGCCCGATGGACGGCCTCGAGGTGCTTGATGCGATCAAGTCGCGCGAACCCGAACTGCCGGTCATCATCTTCTCCGGCCACGGCAACATCGACACCGCGGTCGCCGCGATCAGCCGCGGCGCGGTGGACTTCATCGAGAAGCCGTTCGAAGCCGAAAAGCTGCTCCACCTCGTCGGCCGCGCCACCGAAACCGAGCGCCTGCGCCGTGAAAACGCGCAGCTCAAGCAAGGGCAGGGCTTCACCGGATCGGAGGAGTTCACCGGGTCCAGCGGCGCGATCAACCAGGTCCGCGCTACGCTGAAGCGCATCGCCAACACCGGCAGCCGGCTGCTGATCACCGGCCCCGCCGGTTCGGGCAAGGAAGTGGCCGCACGCCTGCTGCACGCCTGGAGCCCGCGCGCCGACAACGCCTTCGTCAGCGTCAATTCCGCCCGCATCACCCCCGAACGTTTCGAGCAGGAACTGTTCGGCGAAGAGGCCGACGGCGCGCTGATCCGCCCCGGCCTGCTGGAAACGGCGGACAGCGGCACGCTCTACTTCGACGAGGTGGCCGACATGCCGCTCTCCACCCAGGCCCGCATCCTGCGTGTGCTGACCGATCAGGCTTTCGTGCGCGTGGGCGGCACCCGCCAGATCCGTGTCGACGTTCGCGTCGTCTCCTCCACTTCGCGCGACCTCGAAAAAGAGATCGCCGAACGCCGCTTCCGCGAAGACCTGTTCTACCGCCTCAATGTGGTCCCGGTCTCGATCCCCGCGCTGCGCGAACGCCGCGACGACATTCCCGCGCTGATCGACCATTTCTTCGCCCGCTATGCCAACGAACAGGGTGTTGCCCCGCCGCAGGTCAGCAATGAGGCGATGACAGCACTCCAGGCCTACGAATGGCCCGGTAACGTGCGCCAGTTGCGCAATGTCGTGGAGCGCACCGTCATTATGGCACCGCGCGAAAAGCTGGCGCGGATCGAGGGCGACATGTTGCCACCGGAAATTTTCAACAGCCGGGGAGGGGCCGACGCCGGCGCCACCGTGATGATGAGCGCACCGCTGCGTGAGGCCCGCGAAAGTTTCGAACGTGAATACCTGCGCGTCCAGATTCGCCGGTTTTCCGGCAATATCTCGAAAACGGCCGCCTTCATCGGGATGGAGCGATCGGCGCTTCACCGCAAGCTCAAGCTGCTTGGCATGTCGGAACGACGCGACGACGAAACGGACGCCGACGAAGCGCTCTGA
- a CDS encoding HAMP domain-containing histidine kinase codes for MQVAARRANIFAFMEVISVAAFLTMTVATWVALNNGGDKRELLPSNLTASLLVGTLVPAMAILVLLGRRMALRRAAESIGGTGQMHVRLVFIFSLISAVPTLLVVVFASWLFQSGVEFWFSDSSRGLLENANKLARGYYEQTLRDVGYESVAMAQNSREVLTTNPVASRRFQEFLSFQVVRRNLSFAAIIQIDGEGNQRTPIIADPDNQAENNRISQDVLARLDKGEPYVATAMDNRIVAAAPIDRSSGVYLLVIRSSDLLSLGQGERAENIVQAYEVLTSRARVLQLRFNVALFVASLALVGLAVWFALRFADRQVAPLYELVDAARRVGAGNYALRIEGRTGADEIGLLNRAFNRMTGQIEKQTQALLGANRQLHERRLFIEAVLESVTSGIVSLDDQGRILLMNSTAQKLLTDRSGEVPEGMPIAELAPPIAALVEQGSSDGIVQYNRGGDLLTLAVKTSRDATGYVITFEDITRQLLDQRTAAWSDVARRIAHEIKNPLTPIQLATERLSRRYLKQITDNPELFQDLTRTIIRQVGELRKMVDEFSSFARLPKPVFRAEDPAALTRQALFLQEVARPHIDFAFSADRDIGTIDCDRHQFGQAMTNVLKNAVEAIEAKAKTADEGYRGAISVEVVDHEHSILVRVTDNGIGLSQDKERLIEPYVTTREKGTGLGLAIVNKIIEEHGGEMTFTAAQGGGTTVTMRFAHDPMALDQGRKTEAAQ; via the coding sequence ATGCAGGTAGCTGCGCGCCGGGCGAACATTTTCGCCTTCATGGAAGTGATTTCGGTTGCCGCGTTCCTGACGATGACGGTGGCGACATGGGTCGCCCTGAACAACGGCGGCGACAAGCGGGAACTGTTGCCCTCCAACCTCACGGCCAGTCTGCTGGTCGGCACGCTGGTGCCGGCCATGGCGATCCTGGTGTTGCTGGGCCGCCGCATGGCGCTGCGCCGCGCGGCCGAAAGCATCGGCGGCACCGGGCAGATGCACGTGCGGCTGGTGTTCATCTTCTCGCTGATTTCCGCCGTGCCGACCTTGCTCGTCGTGGTCTTCGCATCGTGGCTGTTCCAGTCCGGCGTCGAGTTCTGGTTCTCCGACAGTTCGCGCGGATTGCTGGAAAATGCCAACAAGCTGGCGCGCGGCTACTACGAACAGACCCTGCGCGATGTCGGGTACGAATCGGTGGCGATGGCCCAGAACTCGCGCGAGGTGTTGACTACCAACCCCGTCGCCAGCCGTCGTTTCCAGGAATTTCTCTCGTTCCAGGTCGTCCGGCGTAACCTCAGCTTCGCCGCCATCATCCAGATCGACGGGGAGGGAAACCAGCGCACCCCGATCATCGCCGATCCCGATAACCAGGCGGAGAACAATCGCATCAGCCAGGACGTCCTGGCCCGGCTCGACAAGGGCGAGCCTTATGTCGCCACCGCGATGGACAACCGCATCGTCGCTGCCGCGCCAATCGACCGGTCGTCCGGCGTCTATCTGCTCGTCATCCGCAGTTCCGATCTTCTCTCGCTCGGTCAGGGCGAGCGGGCCGAAAACATCGTGCAGGCCTATGAGGTCCTGACTAGCCGCGCCCGCGTTCTCCAGCTGCGCTTTAACGTCGCGCTGTTCGTCGCCTCGCTGGCGCTCGTCGGACTTGCCGTGTGGTTCGCGCTGCGCTTTGCCGACAGGCAGGTAGCGCCGCTTTACGAGCTTGTCGACGCGGCACGGCGGGTGGGCGCGGGCAACTATGCCTTGCGCATCGAAGGGCGCACCGGCGCCGACGAGATCGGCCTGCTCAACCGCGCGTTCAACCGCATGACCGGGCAGATCGAAAAGCAGACCCAGGCCTTGCTGGGCGCAAACCGCCAGCTTCACGAACGCCGCCTGTTCATCGAGGCGGTGCTGGAATCGGTCACTTCGGGCATCGTCTCACTCGACGACCAGGGCCGTATCCTGCTGATGAACAGCACCGCGCAGAAGCTGCTGACCGACCGCAGCGGCGAAGTGCCCGAAGGCATGCCGATCGCGGAACTGGCGCCGCCGATCGCGGCTCTGGTGGAGCAGGGTTCTTCCGATGGTATCGTCCAGTACAATCGCGGCGGCGACCTGCTCACGCTGGCGGTCAAGACCAGCCGGGACGCCACCGGCTATGTCATAACCTTCGAGGATATCACCCGCCAGTTGCTCGACCAGCGCACTGCCGCCTGGTCCGACGTGGCGCGGCGCATCGCCCACGAGATCAAGAATCCGCTCACCCCGATCCAGCTGGCGACAGAACGCCTGAGCCGCCGTTACCTCAAGCAGATCACCGACAATCCAGAGCTGTTCCAGGACCTTACCCGCACGATCATCCGGCAGGTTGGGGAACTGCGCAAGATGGTCGACGAGTTCTCGTCCTTCGCGCGACTGCCCAAGCCGGTGTTCCGGGCCGAGGACCCGGCCGCGCTCACCCGCCAAGCGCTGTTCCTGCAGGAAGTCGCCCGTCCGCACATCGATTTCGCCTTCAGCGCCGACCGCGACATCGGGACAATCGACTGCGACCGCCATCAGTTCGGCCAGGCGATGACGAACGTCCTCAAGAACGCCGTCGAAGCTATCGAAGCCAAGGCCAAGACGGCTGACGAAGGCTACCGCGGCGCGATTTCGGTCGAGGTTGTCGATCACGAACATTCGATCCTCGTGCGCGTAACCGACAACGGCATCGGCCTGTCGCAGGACAAGGAGCGCCTGATTGAACCTTACGTCACCACGCGCGAGAAGGGCACTGGCCTGGGCCTCGCGATCGTCAACAAGATCATCGAGGAACACGGCGGCGAAATGACGTTCACCGCCGCGCAAGGCGGCGGCACCACAGTGACAATGCGCTTCGCCCACGATCCGATGGCCCTCGACCAGGGCCGCAAGACCGAGGCCGCGCAGTGA
- a CDS encoding sigma-54 dependent transcriptional regulator — protein sequence MPHSRRVLLLEDDMSIAIVITAALEDEGFAVVHCQTIAERDRQLAEHGFAAFVTDVMLPDGDGIETIGRVRALHPDMPIVILSAQNTLDTAVRATDTGAFEYFPKPFDIDELARTVRQAAGATQSQLEGEEPVADGLPLVGRSTAMQSVFRMITRVLRNDLTVLILGESGTGKELVAEAIHQLGNRRSGPFIAVNTAAIPAELIESELFGHEKGAFTGAVARHVGKFEQAAGGTLFLDEIGDMPMQAQTRLLRALQSGSVRRVGGREEIQLDTRIVAATNKDLEPEIAAGRFREDLYYRLNVVPIHMPPLRDRRDDIDVLARHFLQHAANEGLPRRQLTAEAAELLSRQPWRGNVRELKNFIYRMALLAREDLIDVDQVLPLLTPEPTATATGMGEDADHGASTSGPAHAPGDIAAAVAQWLSATRPASGTIYDSAMAAFERPLFAEVLKETAGNQLRAAQALGINRNTLRKRLGELSLDPEEFTRRP from the coding sequence GCTTTGCCGTCGTCCATTGCCAGACCATCGCAGAACGCGACCGGCAGCTGGCCGAACACGGCTTCGCTGCCTTCGTCACCGATGTAATGCTGCCCGACGGCGACGGCATCGAGACGATCGGCCGCGTCCGCGCGCTTCATCCCGATATGCCGATCGTGATCCTCTCGGCCCAGAACACGCTCGATACCGCCGTGCGCGCCACCGATACCGGCGCTTTCGAATACTTCCCCAAGCCCTTCGACATCGACGAACTGGCGCGCACCGTGCGCCAGGCCGCCGGGGCGACGCAGAGCCAGCTGGAAGGTGAGGAGCCGGTCGCGGACGGGCTGCCGCTAGTGGGCCGGAGCACCGCGATGCAATCGGTCTTCCGCATGATCACGCGGGTACTGCGCAACGACCTGACGGTGCTGATCCTGGGCGAATCGGGCACCGGCAAGGAACTCGTCGCAGAGGCGATCCACCAGCTCGGCAATCGCCGCAGCGGTCCGTTCATCGCCGTGAACACCGCCGCGATCCCCGCTGAACTGATCGAGAGCGAATTGTTCGGGCACGAGAAGGGCGCCTTCACCGGCGCCGTCGCGCGCCATGTCGGCAAGTTCGAGCAGGCGGCGGGCGGCACCCTGTTCCTCGACGAAATCGGCGACATGCCGATGCAGGCCCAGACCCGCCTGCTGCGCGCACTCCAGTCCGGCTCGGTACGCCGCGTCGGCGGGCGCGAGGAAATCCAGCTCGACACCCGCATCGTTGCCGCGACCAACAAGGACCTTGAGCCGGAAATCGCCGCCGGGCGCTTCCGCGAGGACTTGTACTACCGCCTCAATGTGGTGCCGATCCACATGCCCCCCTTGCGCGACCGGCGCGACGACATCGACGTGCTTGCGCGCCATTTCCTCCAGCACGCCGCGAACGAAGGCCTGCCGCGCCGCCAGCTGACGGCAGAAGCCGCCGAACTGCTCAGCCGCCAGCCCTGGCGAGGCAACGTGCGGGAACTGAAGAACTTCATCTATCGCATGGCCCTGCTGGCGCGCGAGGACCTCATCGACGTCGATCAGGTCTTGCCGCTGCTGACTCCCGAGCCCACGGCGACTGCGACCGGCATGGGTGAGGACGCCGATCACGGCGCATCGACGAGCGGCCCTGCTCACGCCCCGGGCGACATCGCCGCAGCGGTCGCACAATGGCTCTCGGCCACCCGCCCGGCCAGCGGCACTATCTACGACAGCGCCATGGCCGCCTTCGAACGCCCGCTTTTCGCCGAAGTGCTGAAGGAAACCGCGGGCAACCAACTGCGCGCCGCGCAGGCACTGGGGATCAATCGCAACACCTTGCGCAAGCGCCTTGGCGAACTGTCGCTCGATCCTGAGGAATTCACTCGTCGACCGTAA